In the genome of Fibrobacter succinogenes, one region contains:
- a CDS encoding GGDEF domain-containing protein, translating into MDLQEYVNQFDSMTCIMSVEKNPDGSYGTMRIEVGNKAYVSSYERSSENPIDMPFGNKFVPGQEYTKYIPKDLNFEHFIYNSAVLKKPMHAYIHPDRFDVWFNIFSLPLEFNDPNKCYCTYTQEVSTEASVEQMANLSAKTTSDVLKTCIKLRSTKNFLQTMDEVIRDIRVICAANFCCIMLTDFKENKCSLLSESCDPHVDKRTLLDYLNDAFTDLVKTWMDTIGGSNCLIIKNESDMEAVRARNPRWCKSMRDAGIDSIVLFPLQYNNEVIGFIWSTNFDIKDTDHIKETLELTTFFIASEIVNYQLLQKLEMLSSTDLLTGVKNRNAMNNRVLKIVSGRERVPDAYGIVFADLNGLKTVNDGAGHNAGDQLLKNAAKALMDIFTDCEIYRAGGDEFVVIAMDKPKEDIETKIEALRQRAYDPEHPVSFAVGFYYDENHGDIRAAMREADTRMYEDKKQFYAKFPENRKR; encoded by the coding sequence ATGGATCTACAGGAATACGTTAACCAGTTCGACTCAATGACCTGTATCATGTCTGTTGAAAAGAACCCCGACGGAAGCTATGGAACAATGCGCATAGAAGTCGGGAACAAAGCTTACGTTTCGTCTTACGAAAGAAGCAGCGAAAATCCGATCGATATGCCCTTCGGCAACAAGTTCGTGCCCGGCCAAGAATATACCAAGTATATACCCAAAGACTTGAACTTCGAGCATTTCATTTACAACAGCGCGGTCCTCAAGAAGCCGATGCACGCCTATATCCATCCCGACAGGTTCGATGTGTGGTTCAACATATTTAGCCTACCTCTCGAATTTAACGATCCGAACAAGTGCTACTGCACCTACACGCAAGAAGTTTCGACCGAAGCTAGCGTAGAGCAGATGGCAAACCTTTCTGCAAAAACGACCTCGGACGTCCTGAAGACTTGTATCAAGCTTCGCAGCACCAAGAACTTCCTCCAGACCATGGACGAAGTTATCCGCGATATCCGTGTCATCTGCGCTGCAAACTTCTGCTGCATCATGTTGACGGACTTTAAGGAAAACAAATGTTCATTGCTAAGCGAAAGTTGCGATCCTCACGTGGATAAGCGAACGCTCTTAGATTACCTAAATGATGCATTTACAGACCTTGTTAAAACTTGGATGGATACAATTGGTGGTAGCAACTGCCTTATCATCAAAAACGAATCCGATATGGAAGCTGTCAGAGCACGCAATCCTCGCTGGTGCAAATCCATGCGAGATGCAGGAATCGATAGCATCGTTCTTTTCCCGCTCCAGTACAACAACGAAGTCATCGGCTTTATCTGGTCTACAAATTTCGACATTAAAGATACCGACCACATCAAGGAAACCCTTGAACTGACGACGTTCTTTATTGCTTCTGAAATTGTGAACTACCAGTTGTTACAAAAACTGGAAATGTTGAGTTCCACAGACCTTTTGACAGGCGTCAAGAACCGCAATGCCATGAACAACCGCGTCCTCAAGATTGTAAGTGGTCGCGAGCGCGTTCCAGACGCATACGGAATAGTCTTTGCAGACTTGAACGGCCTCAAAACCGTAAACGACGGAGCTGGCCACAATGCGGGCGACCAGCTCCTTAAGAACGCTGCAAAGGCATTGATGGATATATTCACCGACTGCGAAATTTACCGCGCCGGTGGCGACGAATTCGTGGTTATAGCCATGGACAAGCCCAAAGAAGACATCGAGACAAAAATCGAAGCATTGCGTCAAAGGGCATACGATCCAGAACACCCAGTCAGTTTTGCAGTCGGCTTTTATTACGACGAAAACCATGGCGATATCCGTGCAGCTATGCGAGAAGCGGATACTCGTATGTACGAAGATAAAAAGCAATTTTATGCAAAATTCCCAGAAAACAGGAAGCGCTAA